The Theileria parva strain Muguga chromosome 1, complete sequence, whole genome shotgun sequence DNA window ATACAAgagaatttaaaacatttagTAAGAATCGGGAAATGTTAAGTAAGGGCCTTATGTTCATCAAGGTACTTGAAATTAgtatttatcatatttaaaCGCCATATAGACTTCGTGTGATGTGGCGAATGAGGCTGAAAGGCTAGGATATGACGCATCAAAGAACTTAAGTCAGCAGAGAAATGTAATAGACAGTGTTAGTTCGGAGTTGACTAGAGCTAAATTTTCTCTATCTGGAGCTGATGAGTATTTGTGTTGCCTTTTGAAGCAGGGCAGATTGAACAgagttattttaaaaaccGTGCAAATCGCAATCGCAGTTACAGTCCTAATTATCCTTGCAATTAGGCTGATTAAATTTCTCATGCTGAAGcctaaataatgtaatatagttaacCCTCCTGTACTAAATTTTGCCTGAATTGTACGTTTTAAAAGGTATTATGAATTAGtagaaatttaaaattattcattattgTTGCTTTTGTGTTgtacttttaaaattttcgaaTGGGTTGCAAACCCGTTCATTAGATGTACAGCTGCACTGGCGCTTATAGGATTATCGTAGGTTACAAACCCGAAACCTGCAAGTAATTTACACTCGTGTTTTAGTTGATACCTGAGTTGCATCCATTAGCGTCCCTTTGAACCTTCGCTGAGACTAAATTACCAAATGGAGTGAAGTGCATGGAGAGTTCAGCATCGTCCCATACGTTGGGAATATGaaatataaacaaatttgaACCTGGAGGTGCATTCAACCTATTACGATCACCTACATTCCATTATAAAATTGCTTAAAATAGTGAAtaaaaagtatataataagataTACAATATGGTATATAACTTAGTAGGGTAATACTCATGAAAGAAGTTGAAGCTTCAACAGCTAGGAGAGGAGGGATTGGCCTTTCCCACTGGGTGTGACCTGTGATTGAATTATAGTAGTAAGGAACACCGTTTTCGTCCTTGTATACATGCCACAATGTGGTTCGCCCAGCGTCCTGTAATAAATCATAGCTCTCCTCAGTCAGAGAGTTGATAAGAGAGGTCCTATGGGCGTCGCTAAGAAAGCCCGAGGAGTGGTTTCTGTAATTTTCATTCTTCTGTCCGGACTCGTGAGGGTTTGCAAACC harbors:
- a CDS encoding putative integral membrane protein → MGDLYNQYNSQIQVTLESIKDKVKLCKDNPNSANIGVYLAELDNLLKSSEQTLMQMELEARSYSDSSGFERLEQVKEIKNFLKEASDCSRSFHTELQRRELLGEVSSFGNTREFKTFSKNREMLSKGLMFIKTSCDVANEAERLGYDASKNLSQQRNVIDSVSSELTRAKFSLSGADEYLCCLLKQGRLNRVILKTVQIAIAVTVLIILAIRLIKFLMLKPK
- the celf1 gene encoding RNA recognition motif family protein (or RNP domain; RBD; RRM) codes for the protein MNDINQANHSSQPKPYYTFDDPLNEKKLRVWVGSIPGFVETDDLLMALQVAGVPPVSEIVFKKCPIRSWGFLTFKTFEDASECIQLIHGKKLFEQSDYTIEARFANPHESGQKNENYRNHSSGFLSDAHRTSLINSLTEESYDLLQDAGRTTLWHVYKDENGVPYYYNSITGHTQWERPIPPLLAVEASTSFMSDRNRLNAPPGSNLFIFHIPNVWDDAELSMHFTPFGNLVSAKVQRDANGCNSGFGFVTYDNPISASAAVHLMNGFATHSKILKVQHKSNNNE